In one Shinella zoogloeoides genomic region, the following are encoded:
- a CDS encoding CBS domain-containing protein: MRVKDVMSAQIVTVSPNDTAQSAARLMLETEVGALPVEVPGVGAIVGILTDRDIVVSVLARGLSTSTTIAEFMTVSPEVCNENDDTAAVAARMREFAVRRLVVVNDDRHVVGIVSLVDIHNEKAAAEGLR; this comes from the coding sequence ATGCGTGTGAAGGACGTGATGTCCGCCCAGATCGTTACGGTCTCGCCCAATGACACCGCCCAATCGGCCGCCCGGCTGATGCTCGAAACCGAAGTCGGCGCGCTGCCGGTCGAAGTGCCCGGCGTGGGCGCCATCGTCGGCATCCTCACGGACCGCGACATCGTCGTCTCGGTGCTGGCGCGCGGACTTTCCACCTCGACGACCATTGCCGAGTTCATGACCGTGTCGCCTGAAGTCTGTAACGAGAATGACGACACGGCAGCGGTGGCCGCCCGCATGCGCGAATTCGCGGTGCGCCGCCTCGTCGTTGTGAACGACGACCGGCATGTCGTCGGCATCGTCAGCCTCGTCGATATCCACAACGAGAAAGCCGCTGCGGAGGGATTGCGATGA
- a CDS encoding DUF982 domain-containing protein, with translation MTIFANDRLWDEAVVIEGDRQVIRVQSTRDALLCLKNHWPIQDGPAGQTAKSVCEQGLTSDDDPAFARRAFIEAAKEAGFRVNSWTAA, from the coding sequence ATGACCATCTTTGCGAACGACCGGCTGTGGGACGAAGCCGTGGTGATCGAGGGCGACCGGCAGGTCATTCGCGTGCAGAGCACGCGCGACGCCCTGCTCTGCCTCAAGAACCATTGGCCGATACAAGACGGACCTGCTGGCCAGACGGCGAAAAGCGTCTGCGAGCAGGGGCTGACAAGCGACGACGACCCGGCGTTCGCCCGCCGGGCCTTTATCGAAGCGGCAAAGGAGGCCGGCTTCCGCGTGAATTCATGGACGGCCGCATAG